The stretch of DNA CGCGATTGTGCTGCAGCGTATCCGTCGTCACCTGCGTGTCGCTGCTGCCGCCGGTCGTGTACTTCTGCGGCCGTTTGCTCGCAAAGTACGCGTCGAGGTCGCGGCCGGCGCCGCCGGACTTGACCGAGAAGTCGATGCTAGTCTCGGACGGCGCCAGCGCGGAACCCAGCCGCCCGGTGTCCGACACGCTGCTCTCGAACTCCGTCGACGGCGGCTTCTTACTGCCGCCGTCGATCGGGATGTCCTTGAACTGCACCGCCGGCGCGAACGACGACTTCTGACTAAAGAGCTGTCCGGTCTTGGTGAAGCTCGGTAGCGGCGTCTCCACTGCTTTGTAAACGGTATGACGATTATTGACATTGGAAAAGTTGGTCAGGGGGATGGGATTCGAGATACGATTGCAATTGTAGTTATCGTATCTCGGTGAGTGCAGGAGAACACTTAGGGGGAAACGTTCTTTCGATTTGCGCGGATGTAAAATAGTACCGGTCCCGTTTTGTATGAGAGGTCCGCCGCGCGCCTTCGGCCACGTGCCGCCGTTCTTCTCCATCTTCTCCGTGCCGCGGCGCTTGCTGCGCTTCAGCACGCCGTTGTTGCTGTTGCTCGCCTTCTTGTGGTAACTCTCGATCACCGAGTCCAGCTCCGCTATCGCGTCCTGCTCCTGCTCGAACGTGTTCGGGCTGGAGTTGCGGTGGCCCTTCTTCTTGCTGTCGTCGCGCTCCTTGCTGTGCTTGCGGCCGCGTACTATGTCGATCTTCTCCCGGAAATTGTCCCAGGCGTTGCTGATGCCGCTCGACTTTTCGCCGCTCACCGATTTCGCGGCTTTGTAGACGCTACGGTCCAAGTTCGTCGAAAGGTATCGCCTCTCGTAATCGTCCGATGAGGCCTTCAGCATCATTCTCTCCTGCTCGGTTTGCGAGCAGCTGTTCACCATCTTCTGCTTTTCCGCAGCGAAGCCGCCGTCTATCGTCTCCGAGCTGGAGGCGGATGGTACCGGGATACCCTTCAACGTCGTGATCGTTAGCACGTCCACTGTCGTGTCGTTCAAGATATCCATCGCTTCATGCGCCGTCGTTACAGTATCCATCGGTTTACTATTAATCTGAAAGCGATTTCAGAAATCAACATAAGATAAATGTCACAGCAAAATAAGAGCAAAGTAGATAATAGATAAaagaagagaataaaaaaacagaaattgtgTTACATTaaacgtatataatttaagtgtaaaaaataaatttttcccaACTTTATGATAAGATCGTCAACAGTAGAGAATATTTCGACAAAAttcttttcgtttctttttcaacaaagtttttatttctgcatctaatatcaaaattagaattctgtataaatttcgcgaattgtaatttatatttataatttaatctgGAATTAGCttctaatttatattcaagTCACAATCTACATTTCTCTCTAATGTACGATCTTTAATCGAAATTAAGCGCTTTACAAATCATGCCACTTACGTTCAGTACTCGATCTCCCACGGAGAGATTTCCATCCTTGGCGGCCAAGCTACCGGGCGATATTTTCGAGATATAGATACCGAGGTCGAGAGTGATGCCGTGCGGCACGGTGCCGACTGATAGCTGCGTGGTTCTCAACGACCGTCTGGTCATTCGGCGCCGTCTCACAATCAGAGTGGTCGGATTGACGCTGGACGAGCGTAGAGTCTCCAAGATAACGCGCGTCGACACTGACGTGCAATCGACATTGTTCACCCGCACGATGCAGTCGTTGGCCCGTAATTTGCCGTCGAGGGCGCAACCCTGCGTAACTTGCGCGACGTAAACGCCGGTATCGTTCGGATAATACGGACTGTCGCGGCCGCCGACGAGAATGACTCCGAGATCGCGATCCGAGTCCAAGGAGACTCTGCCGGGCTCCACGTGAATCGGAATCATCTCCCAAATCTCGTTGCCCTCGTCGATCTGTGCCAATTGGCTGGTGCGCAGCGCGTGATCGCCGAACTCGATCTTCTCCTTCAGGTCCTTGAGCTCCTTGGACGCCTCGTTCCGCTGCTTCTTGATGGAGTCGGAGTCGCGCAGAGCGCCGGCCAGTTCGGTGACCGCGCTGTCGCGCTCTTTCCGCAGTCGGTCGCACAGACCTCTTATGCTCTCTCGCTCCAGTACAACCCGGTCGCGCTCGCTGAAGGCCCAGTCCCGCCTCCTCTTGCATACCTCGGCCTCCTCAATGGCCTCTTCGAGTTCCGCTTGCAGCGTATCGACGGATTTCCTGAGCTTATCTAGCTCCAGATTAGCCTGCTCTAGATTGTCCATGCGCTGCTTGTCTCGCGTCGCGTAATCTCTCGTATTAGTCTCCTTCTCAGCTTCCTTGCTGACGCTGTCGCGCTCGCGACTGAACGAGTTGAGCTCCAAACGATGCATGTACTCTCTGCTGGAGCCCTCGGAGTAATCGCCAAACTTCTGTCGCAGCTCGTTGCACAGCTTCAGGGCCTCGTCCCTGTCGTGCATGGCGGAGGAGATCTCCCTCTTCAACGTCTCGATTTGATAAGACAACGCTTTCTTCTGCAAGTAAACGCGATCGATGTGAGCAAAAAGTATTCTAATGAGATATTTTCTGGTTAGACGATGGAAAAGCGGTGTTTTCTGGTTATTCGTTTGATTACCTCTTCAATGAGCTGCTTATTTTGTGTTTCCAGATGCGTGGCTTTCGCGTACGCCTGCGAGAGGTCATCGCCCAGCTTCTCGATCTCCTTGTGCACCGTGTCTCGTTCGCCCATGATCAGGCTGTATTCTTGCAGAGCGGCATTTCGTTCCTCGGTAAGTCGTTTCATATCCTTGCTGGCCTTCATGCGCAGCACCATAGCCTGATTGATCTCCTTCACCGCCTCCTCGTGCTGCTGCTGCACCTTAGCGAGCGCTTCGCGATactcgtttctctctctcaaagCGATGTCCCACTGGCGTATTGCAGCGGTGCACTGCTGCTTGAGACCGTTGCGCTCGCGGACCGCGCCGTTGCGCTCCTCGAGAACGCTGTCGTATTGCTTCTTCAGCCTCTTGGCTTCCTCTTGCGACAACTCTAGCTGCATTTGTCAC from Linepithema humile isolate Giens D197 chromosome 2, Lhum_UNIL_v1.0, whole genome shotgun sequence encodes:
- the Dlg5 gene encoding disks large homolog 5 isoform X5: MASGASSLDSAGSSDGALNMEGDSGSYGSVGSPVGGPECRGDYDGLQAQCDQAMRHQIQILRHKHSETMRRCEHTMKELEYYRGQHIAVMNQLEATSQENSALRAKYGDLANDKQRLDREVQTFQKELSELQRIQNQEVLSDAAGNDSMNQHYLSALRKYEAVKDEYDSLRKRYDDLIASHSSAVNKLELSQEEAKRLKKQYDSVLEERNGAVRERNGLKQQCTAAIRQWDIALRERNEYREALAKVQQQHEEAVKEINQAMVLRMKASKDMKRLTEERNAALQEYSLIMGERDTVHKEIEKLGDDLSQAYAKATHLETQNKQLIEEKKALSYQIETLKREISSAMHDRDEALKLCNELRQKFGDYSEGSSREYMHRLELNSFSRERDSVSKEAEKETNTRDYATRDKQRMDNLEQANLELDKLRKSVDTLQAELEEAIEEAEVCKRRRDWAFSERDRVVLERESIRGLCDRLRKERDSAVTELAGALRDSDSIKKQRNEASKELKDLKEKIEFGDHALRTSQLAQIDEGNEIWEMIPIHVEPGRVSLDSDRDLGVILVGGRDSPYYPNDTGVYVAQVTQGCALDGKLRANDCIVRVNNVDCTSVSTRVILETLRSSSVNPTTLIVRRRRMTRRSLRTTQLSVGTVPHGITLDLGIYISKISPGSLAAKDGNLSVGDRVLNINSKPMDTVTTAHEAMDILNDTTVDVLTITTLKGIPVPSASSSETIDGGFAAEKQKMVNSCSQTEQERMMLKASSDDYERRYLSTNLDRSVYKAAKSVSGEKSSGISNAWDNFREKIDIVRGRKHSKERDDSKKKGHRNSSPNTFEQEQDAIAELDSVIESYHKKASNSNNGVLKRSKRRGTEKMEKNGGTWPKARGGPLIQNGTGTILHPRKSKERFPLSVLLHSPRYDNYNCNRISNPIPLTNFSNVNNRHTVYKAVETPLPSFTKTGQLFSQKSSFAPAVQFKDIPIDGGSKKPPSTEFESSVSDTGRLGSALAPSETSIDFSVKSGGAGRDLDAYFASKRPQKYTTGGSSDTQVTTDTLQHNRAHSQLYSSGIGGSSTSAASSASGPASRQQIAPEYTELEGSASSSSSEAGDGAATGSRSGSPTPCNSPEAPRKSTMETLESAEPERDTTTITITTTTAPTVTTTAAAVPTMSTLRVERDMRPSASLEVRSTQDREPHREMRPSASLDTGRLDINIRKPELRPSATLDRLTRAQMLRQNALRSPTQEDQNRKPPPSNEPRYLLIETRKCSNLGISLVGGNGVGIFVHSVQPGCLAEEAGLFAGDRILEYNGVDLRQATAEQAALELARPADKVTMVAQYMHDRYNEVKDKPGDSFYVKAMFDRTGEVGDSLQLRFSKDDILYVDNTMFNGTPGHWRAWIVDSTGRRQTCGIIPSKFKVEEELLLRRSLGDLEQDTGKRSNTSARRSFFRRKKHQQRSSSSRDSKEMHLSASGTINLGWYSDSGTLNEDSLPASYQRVERLDYPSLRPVLIIGPLNDCVATRLAQEYPGQFTRCLAEAMHCSQSALEQGIRDAIYVDYKKKGNYFECTTVQAVKDLCEKNIHCILDVSMASIERLHRHQIYPIVLLIKFKDRTQIKEVKDSRYMSDKISTKAAKEMFEQTLKIEAEYKQFISAIIPAGVNVAYICTQVKASVDEEQSKALWIPRGGP